Sequence from the Lentilitoribacter sp. Alg239-R112 genome:
TGCCTACATGAACGGATCCGTTCCGCAAGTAGCGCTGGAGCATGGACGCAAAACCATTTCATCCTATGAGCGTCCAACAATTGATGATGTGGAGCAGGAAATGATGAACCCTGGCGGCGGCGGCGGTGAATAAGTAATATGGCTGACGAAGACGTCGCAGACGAGATAAAAGATGCAGTTGATGGAGAAACCTCCTCTTCTGTAGACCCTGACGCCTCTACCAATTCGGAGCCATCAACAGATGCAAATAGCACTGAACGTTCTGATAATTACGAGTTAGATCCTGAACTTTTGGCGCAAATGATTGGCGAGTTGGGTAATCCGACGATCCTTAAGGAAAAATGCCATCAGATACTTCTTCCGTTAGCTCAGGTTCTAATGGTTCTCTTTAAAGATAAAAACAATCTCACTCTAGAAGCTAGTGCGGGTAATGTTGTTCAAGGTACGAGAACAGAATTACTTCAAGCAATAGAAGGTGAATACACTTACTGTGAAGCCGAAGTAAAAACTTGGTCGAATGATATCGCTATTTATTGCAATAATGATCTTCTGATTTCTGTCGTAGAATGTTTAATGGGTGGAGATGATCCCGAAAATATTGAAATCATTTCAAGACCATTATCAAATCTGGAATTTGATCTTTCAAAAGTTGTTTTCGAAATTGTTAATGAAGCACTAAAAGCAACAATCACACGTAACCCTACGATCGAGCACAAAGTTGAAACACCCGTCGCTACGATACCGGATATAGAAGACGAGACATATAAAGAATATCATGCTGTGGCATTTTCGCTTAATGTGATCTTTGGTAAACTCACAACGACAATTACAATCATCACACCCCAATCGAAAATCATAAAAACAGATATCAATACAAATGCCGGTAGGCGACGCAAATCCGATGAGCAAAGTGAATGGACTGAGAAGATATCCAAACAGGTATATGCTTCTGATATTAAGCTCCAGGCAAATATTGGGTTAGAACGCTTGCGTTTGAATGATATTGGGCGTCTACAAGTGGGTGATGTATTGCGATTCGCAGATGAAGGAGAGCCAACAGTTGTTCTTCAGGCAAACGGAAAAGACCTCTATAACTGCTCACTGGGGAAAGCTGGAAACCGTTATATGGTTCGTGTGGAAGAGCCTTTTGGCGATGAAGATTGGATGAGTAACTTTTAGTTATGCAAAATGAATTAGTCTGAACATCATTATATTTTGATGTTTCCGAAAGGCCCTGACAAGTTTGGGATGATAAAGATTTAACATGAGTACAGAAAATGCAGAGGAAAATGAGCTTAATATCGATAGCGCGGATTCCGCTGAGTTGGATGATGCGATAGATGGATTGCGTGATGTACTGAAGCAAGATTCGGAGGGCTTGGATTTGTCAAGCAGTGAAGCCAGTGCCGAGCCTGACCTGGGCGCGGACCTGATGGGTGATTTAGATTCCGATTTTGGTGGTGATATCGGCGGTGATTTTGCAGCTGGTGGCGACTTGGGCAGTGATTTCGGCGATATTGGTGGTGATTTAGCAGCAGGCGGTGGTCTTGATGGAGGCCTCGATGGTAGTTTGGGCAATGATCTAGGCGGCGACTTCGGTGGCGCTGGTGATATTGGAAGTGATTTTGGCGGCGATCTAAGTGGCGGTTTAAACACCGGTGATGCCCCGTTGGGGGACTTTGGCGGCGGTACATCGGTTACCGGTGCGACCGGTTCACAAACCCGCGCAGATCTGGTTTTGGATATACCAATCGAAGTACAAGTTGTTCTAGGCACAAGCCGATTACAAGTATCTGAACTAATGGACTTAACTGAAGGTGCAACCATTGGACTTGAGCGCAAAATTGGTGAACCTGTGGAAATAATGGTCAATGGTAAATTAATTGGCCGTGGTGAAATTACTGTTTTGGAAAATGATGATACCAAATTCGGTGTGAAAATGATCGAAGTCATAGGCTCCAAACCTAAATCGGGATAAAAATCGTGGATATTTACGATGATTATGAGCATGATGCTCATGGTTCCAAAGAATTAAGTCAACCAGAAAAAGCGGCGGCTGTTCTGCTTGCAATGGGTAAACCAATTGCGGGAAAACTATTAAAATTCTTTGAGCAAACCGAATTGCAAGTCATCATCGATAAAGCACAAAACCTTCGCCCCATCCCACCTCAAGAGCTTGAGGAACTTGTCACAGAGTTTGAAGAACTCTTTAGCGAAGGCACAGGCCTTATGGACAATGCTAAAGTTATGGAGAGCATCCTCGAAGAAGGCCTTACACCGGATGAAGTTGACGGACTCTTAGGCCGCACAACACAATTCCAAGCCATTACAACAACTATTTGGGATGAGTTGAAAGAAGCTGATCCGAATGCTGTGTATAAATTCCTTGATGCCGAACACCCTCAAACTGTTTCTTATATTTTGACCATGCTTCCATCAGGTTTTGCTGGCAAAATCTTAATGAAAATGTCAGAAGAACGCCGAGTAGATATCATTCACCGAGCTGTTAATATGAAGGATATTAATCCGCGCTTGGCCGAAATTATCGAGCAAAAAGTTCTTGAACTTGTTGAACAGCTCAAAGCAGAAAAAAACTCTACAGGGTCTGTAAAAGTTGCAGATATCATGAACGAGCTGGATAAAAGTGTTGTTGAATCTTTGCTTGGGGCATTGGAAGATGTGAGCGAAGAAACTGCGAACAAAGTCAAACCTAAGATCTTCTTGTTTGATGACATTCTCTTAATGTCAAAGCAAGCACGCGTTACATTATTCAATGACATAAATGGAGACACAATCACCCTGGCTCTACGCGGTGCTATTCCCGAACTTCAAGAGGCTGTGCTTGGTTCAATTGGCGCAAGACAAAGACGTATGATTGAATCTGAACTTGGAAATGGTGATCTCGGCAAACCACAGGAAGTTGCAGTTGCTAGACGCTCCATTACGCAAGAAGCAATACGTCTGGCAGGTGAGGACAAACTGGTATTACGAGAAGACAGCGCAGCTGCCTGATGCTAGTTTACTGAATAAGGGTGATTCTTTTCCAGTAGGCGAGGCTTTTCATGGCCGATAATGAAGACAAAGACTCCAAAACCGAAGACCCCACGCAGAAGAAAATTAGCGATGCCTCCGACAAAGGTAACGTTCCATTTTCCCGCGAAGTTCCTGCTTTTGCGTCCGTTCTTGGTGCTCTCTTATTCATAGTTTTCTTCCTCCCAAGTGGTGTTGTCAGTATTACCAGAGGCCTAAAGGGGATTTTTGAGAAACCCGAAGAGTGGCGCATAGTTGCACCGGAGGATGCGCTTGCCATTTTCAAACATTTGTTTTGGGAAGCGAGCGCCGTTCTCTTACCTGCTTTTGCGATACTTATGATTTTTGGTATTGCAGCTTCGATATTTCAAAATGTACCTCGACCAGTTCTTGATAGAATCCAACCAAAATTCAATCGTCTTTCTATCCCGGCTGGTTTTGGCAGAATTTACAGTAAGAAAGGCATGGTAGAGTTCGCGAAATCCATGACTAAAGTGCTGGTCGTATTGCTAATTGTCGCTTTAGTTATGCAATCTGACTATTTGGAAATTCTGCAAACCATGTATGCCGATCCCTCGGCAATTGTCCAGGTCATCACAGATCACGCACGCACTGTGTTTATTATTGTTCTTATCTGTACCGCGGTCATCGCAGTGGTTGACATTTTTTCTACTCGTCATTTTTGGTATGAAGACCTAAGGATGAGTAAGCAAGAAATTAAAGATGAGAATAAGCAGGCTGACGGCGACCCGATGGTTAAAGCACGTCAACGGTCA
This genomic interval carries:
- the fliN gene encoding flagellar motor switch protein FliN, with translation MSTENAEENELNIDSADSAELDDAIDGLRDVLKQDSEGLDLSSSEASAEPDLGADLMGDLDSDFGGDIGGDFAAGGDLGSDFGDIGGDLAAGGGLDGGLDGSLGNDLGGDFGGAGDIGSDFGGDLSGGLNTGDAPLGDFGGGTSVTGATGSQTRADLVLDIPIEVQVVLGTSRLQVSELMDLTEGATIGLERKIGEPVEIMVNGKLIGRGEITVLENDDTKFGVKMIEVIGSKPKSG
- a CDS encoding FliM/FliN family flagellar motor switch protein is translated as MADEDVADEIKDAVDGETSSSVDPDASTNSEPSTDANSTERSDNYELDPELLAQMIGELGNPTILKEKCHQILLPLAQVLMVLFKDKNNLTLEASAGNVVQGTRTELLQAIEGEYTYCEAEVKTWSNDIAIYCNNDLLISVVECLMGGDDPENIEIISRPLSNLEFDLSKVVFEIVNEALKATITRNPTIEHKVETPVATIPDIEDETYKEYHAVAFSLNVIFGKLTTTITIITPQSKIIKTDINTNAGRRRKSDEQSEWTEKISKQVYASDIKLQANIGLERLRLNDIGRLQVGDVLRFADEGEPTVVLQANGKDLYNCSLGKAGNRYMVRVEEPFGDEDWMSNF
- the flhB gene encoding flagellar biosynthesis protein FlhB gives rise to the protein MADNEDKDSKTEDPTQKKISDASDKGNVPFSREVPAFASVLGALLFIVFFLPSGVVSITRGLKGIFEKPEEWRIVAPEDALAIFKHLFWEASAVLLPAFAILMIFGIAASIFQNVPRPVLDRIQPKFNRLSIPAGFGRIYSKKGMVEFAKSMTKVLVVLLIVALVMQSDYLEILQTMYADPSAIVQVITDHARTVFIIVLICTAVIAVVDIFSTRHFWYEDLRMSKQEIKDENKQADGDPMVKARQRSIARDRARKRMMSEVPRATLVIANPTHFAVALRYDADGEGAPIVVAKGQDLIALRIREIAEESGVPVFEDPPLARSMFAQVSLDNLIPPEFYQAVAELIHRVYEKSPQ
- a CDS encoding flagellar motor switch protein FliG, encoding MVDIYDDYEHDAHGSKELSQPEKAAAVLLAMGKPIAGKLLKFFEQTELQVIIDKAQNLRPIPPQELEELVTEFEELFSEGTGLMDNAKVMESILEEGLTPDEVDGLLGRTTQFQAITTTIWDELKEADPNAVYKFLDAEHPQTVSYILTMLPSGFAGKILMKMSEERRVDIIHRAVNMKDINPRLAEIIEQKVLELVEQLKAEKNSTGSVKVADIMNELDKSVVESLLGALEDVSEETANKVKPKIFLFDDILLMSKQARVTLFNDINGDTITLALRGAIPELQEAVLGSIGARQRRMIESELGNGDLGKPQEVAVARRSITQEAIRLAGEDKLVLREDSAAA